A single Tenacibaculum sp. Bg11-29 DNA region contains:
- a CDS encoding DUF2931 family protein has product MKIKLNIVLVLFALTLIHCKSSKMDKKYKWLVSVNAPKNFPATLHYGYLGETGIRGKGTLNSGWGKMGTLTGSQEKRVLPKELHLVWISYLENQFYEGHFELDHKKIAEIFEKGFKEDTDKGGIMSHDMFFVLNVAPGGTVAVWLTGIDGFQREVGFYQAKKTEVVWKEYNPHGEQDREKSVKIYTDAISPEIVTQYKENKLSFKKWETYREPFTWSVAIKDNPHMVFLNAYAINGEEYRIDDDSLEINEDSVYGALPQEFRMQWEEPDQVKEAFTAVCVFKESDYATIAAAFKENNHTGSFEIVPYVENNVKKLKLYLITGTKKQEIHLKENKVKRLLYKS; this is encoded by the coding sequence ATGAAAATTAAATTAAATATAGTACTTGTGCTTTTTGCATTAACATTAATACACTGTAAAAGTAGTAAAATGGATAAAAAATATAAATGGTTGGTATCTGTAAATGCACCCAAAAATTTCCCAGCAACCTTACATTATGGTTATTTAGGAGAAACAGGTATTAGAGGTAAAGGCACATTAAATAGTGGTTGGGGAAAAATGGGGACCCTTACAGGTTCTCAAGAAAAAAGAGTATTACCTAAAGAGCTACATTTAGTTTGGATTTCTTATTTAGAAAATCAATTTTATGAAGGGCATTTTGAGTTAGATCATAAAAAAATAGCCGAAATATTCGAAAAAGGATTTAAAGAAGATACTGATAAAGGGGGGATAATGTCTCACGATATGTTTTTTGTTCTTAATGTAGCCCCTGGAGGTACTGTAGCTGTTTGGTTAACGGGTATTGATGGGTTTCAACGCGAAGTAGGCTTTTACCAAGCTAAAAAAACAGAAGTAGTTTGGAAAGAGTATAACCCACATGGCGAACAAGACCGTGAAAAATCTGTTAAAATATATACCGATGCTATTTCGCCCGAAATAGTAACGCAGTATAAAGAAAATAAGTTGTCTTTTAAAAAATGGGAAACCTATAGAGAACCATTTACTTGGAGTGTAGCTATTAAAGATAACCCGCACATGGTATTTTTAAATGCGTATGCTATTAATGGGGAAGAATATAGGATAGATGATGATTCCTTAGAAATAAATGAGGATAGTGTGTATGGTGCTTTACCTCAAGAATTTAGAATGCAGTGGGAAGAGCCAGATCAAGTAAAGGAAGCTTTTACAGCAGTTTGTGTTTTTAAAGAGAGTGATTATGCAACTATTGCAGCTGCGTTTAAAGAAAACAACCATACAGGTAGTTTTGAAATAGTACCTTATGTAGAAAATAATGTAAAAAAACTAAAACTGTATTTAATAACAGGTACTAAAAAGCAAGAAATACATTTAAAAGAAAATAAAGTAAAACGACTTTTATATAAATCATAA
- a CDS encoding DUF2931 family protein, protein MKIKLNILLVFFAFILINCKGSNMDKKYKWSVSVNAPKNFPATLHYGYLGETGIRGKGTLNSGWGLTGSFTGSQEKRALPKELHLVWISYLENQFYEGHFELDHKKIAKIFEKGFKEDTDKGVIMSHDMFFVVNVAPGGTVAVWLMGIDGFQREVGFYQAKKTKVVWKEYNPHGEQDREKSVKIYTDAIPPEIVTQYKENKLSFKKWETYREPFTWSAGLKGNPHMVFLNAYAFNGEEYRIHQNFLKIKEDTIYSALPRKIKMQWEEPDQVKECFTATCIFKESDYATIATAFKENNHTGSFEIVPYVENNVKKLKLYLITGTKKQEIHLKENKVKRVFYK, encoded by the coding sequence ATGAAAATTAAGCTTAACATACTACTTGTGTTTTTTGCATTTATATTAATAAACTGCAAAGGCAGTAATATGGATAAAAAATATAAATGGTCGGTATCTGTAAATGCACCAAAAAATTTCCCCGCAACCTTACATTATGGTTATTTAGGAGAAACAGGTATTAGAGGTAAAGGCACATTAAATAGTGGTTGGGGATTAACAGGTTCTTTTACAGGTTCTCAAGAAAAAAGAGCACTACCTAAAGAACTTCATTTAGTTTGGATTTCTTATTTAGAAAATCAATTTTATGAAGGACATTTTGAGTTAGATCATAAAAAAATAGCAAAAATATTCGAAAAAGGATTTAAAGAAGATACTGATAAGGGCGTGATAATGTCTCACGATATGTTTTTTGTTGTTAATGTAGCTCCTGGAGGTACTGTAGCTGTTTGGTTAATGGGTATTGACGGGTTTCAACGCGAAGTAGGTTTTTACCAAGCTAAAAAAACAAAAGTAGTTTGGAAAGAGTACAATCCACATGGAGAGCAAGATCGTGAAAAATCTGTTAAAATATATACCGACGCTATTCCGCCCGAAATAGTAACGCAGTATAAAGAAAATAAGTTGTCTTTTAAAAAATGGGAAACCTATAGAGAACCATTTACTTGGAGTGCAGGTCTTAAAGGTAACCCGCACATGGTATTTTTAAATGCGTACGCTTTTAATGGGGAAGAATATAGAATACACCAAAATTTTTTAAAAATTAAAGAAGATACTATATACAGTGCTTTACCTCGAAAAATAAAGATGCAATGGGAAGAGCCAGATCAAGTAAAGGAATGTTTTACGGCAACCTGTATTTTTAAAGAGAGTGATTATGCAACTATTGCAACTGCGTTTAAAGAAAATAACCATACAGGTAGTTTTGAAATAGTACCTTATGTAGAAAATAATGTAAAAAAACTAAAATTGTATTTAATAACAGGTACTAAAAAGCAAGAAATACATTTAAAAGAAAATAAAGTAAAACGAGTATTTTATAAATAA